The window ATTAATGTGGGAATGCACAACTGACAGGCAATCAAGCTGGAGTTTCTGTATGAATCCCCACATGAGCccctgtctctcacacacacacacacacacacacacacacacacacacacacacacacacacacacaaaaaaaataatcttacCCGTGATTGTAGCATGTTGTTTGCAGTTGTGATCTTTAACTGTTTACTTGGGGCACCATCATGCTCATTTAAGGTAggctgtgaaaaacaaaataatcaatTTAGTACAATATCTTACACCCTTAGACAGGGAACCACAAGTGTCCTGTTACGTTTATATGTGCTAAGAGAAACTGGTCTACCTCCGTAGCTGCACGTACTCCTCCTGACATCCCTACTGGACGTTGCTGTTAAAAGAAGCACAATGTATTAGTAAAATACGTTTTGGCTGTATATTTCAACAAGTATACATATGTGCAACCCGATTTAACAGTCAAAGTAATTTTATCCTTACCTGGATGGTCTTAGTTATCTTTAGAGGTGGTACAGCTGCTGCTTGCGTCTGTGTCGCTCCAATGCTCCTCTTGAGGCTCAGCCTATCACGAGCATCCATCATTCTTACATTATTGCTCAGCTGTGGCGCTGCGCTGGCCTTTGCACTCGGTCCTTGTACATTAGAAGCAAACTGCCTCGTGTTCACACCAGCGAGATTGTTGCTGGTGTGTATCTGTATCTGCGGCACATGCGTCTGGCTCTGTAAATGCTGCGTTACTGCTGTCTTTAGTGTGGTCGGTGCAGAGACGGTGAACTGATTCTGGCCCTGCTTGCGTGAGTTGATCATCTGACGAGCGTCCTGCACCACTCCTGCTCCTCCCCTGCCACGGATTTTGAAGCGAGCATCCTTTTGCCCCAGCTTCTCTCTGGCATCTTTCACTTGAAAACCTAAGGCaagaaagggaaggtttaaGGGCAAAATAATGCTTCACTCCCCAAAACATTACACCCACTGATCTGTTGAACTATAATGCTTGGTGGCCCTTACCTGTGCCTCCTCCAAGCCTCTGTCTTACATCATTCACTCCAATCTTTTGTCTGGCATCAAAACCTTTGCCATCCCCTCCTAAACCCCGTCCAAACGCTGGCCTacgaaaaaaaacaatgtttcctCAGGATCAGCAGTGATACAACAACAGGCATTAGGATTTGTGCTACCTTCAACGTTTTAAACATTTGCAGAAATATATTGAAGGATTAATACGTTTTACCAGACATAAAATAATGCTCTTACTGTTTCTTAAATTGTCTATTTTCCCCCATAATAGGAGGATAATGCATTCAAAGAAAGCAATTAGGTTTTAAATGAAGTAATAACTTTTCCAGTAATTTCTAAAGCGCATGCCTAGATAATATATAAAAAGTTGGACGGGGATTTTATCTCTTTAATTTCACGCATTCCGGCTACCACATTTGTTCAATAAATGAGGGCAAAACTGCGATTTGTTGCCAAAAAAATATTAGCGTGCTAGTTAGCCAAGCCCGACGAGTAAAGCTACAAACAAAAcgctgaaagaggctgcataaTGTAAAGATTTTAACTTATACAAAAAAATCTGTTCGGATAAACAGTGTGGTTGAGTCCCTAACTtgtattttctttctatttaatgtattttctaTGAACGGCTTCAAAGGTGCAGGCCTGCAGATGGCAACCACTTAGCCTAGCGATGAGGCTGCGATCGCTGCTAGCTGTAATATGCTAACGTTAGCTTGTCCGGTAGCTCCCTGCAGCGCAACGTTCTCCTTATGCTCTTAAAAACATCACTACGAGTTTCTACCTCCTAAATAACCGCACATACACCAGTGCCAAAAGCGTTAAAAAATACCTTTTCGCTGCAGTCTTGACGTTAATACGGCGCCGTCGTATAACTTCATCAAGAGAGACGTCTGCCATTTTCTCCACACTCTTCAAACGCGCATGCGCGCTCGAGTTTTTGAGGGGAGCCGGGACTACGGGGCCCGATTTGGGCCAAAAACCAGAACGGCTACCGGAGGTTGACACTGAGAGTTTGTTATTCGCTTAATAATTAAGAATAACTAATTATGAATtctaaaaaaacacacaaaacgaCTGTGGCACACGCTCGGTGCTGCTAACATAAGAAACTTCTGATCGCTAAGTCCTGACGGAATACAAACAGCGCGCATACCTGTGTACCCATGATCCTTTGCAGCAGATCGCACAGCGATTTTACAACGTAAGCATAGTTTAAACTGTTACAAAGATCAGTGACTATTTATTTTATCGTGTTCGCTTACTTAGTGAAACAAAATAAACGTCGATAGAAGCCAAAACAAATTGACAATGGGGCGTCATAGTTGGCACCATAACAGAGAGTGCCTGTGTGCGAGGTCTATGCCCGTCAGTGGCTGTTTCACGGGTATGCCTTAAACTGATGAGTAAGGAAAATAACGACGCGGGGTGACGCCCGTGTCCTCGTACATTTAACGAGACGAATTTTTGAAGGGGCACAGGTCTGCCTGTTGAGGTGACTCGCCTACTTTGCGAGATGCCTTGCGGGACTAGGACCTTCCCCGTTTCCCTCTCaatgatcaaaataaaaatcctgaTTTAAATCAGAACTATAATCTGCTCATGTATATCATACTATGTCGCAGAATGGAAATACTAAAATCAAGTGATAAATTACAACTAAATCGCGGTCTAGAATAGAGTAGAACATAATAGAACAGAATGCCttactttacctcctctgccatcactttatccatacagtccagatacattttatttattacactcacccatataatgcataccgtatATGCtatgtaccttaccggctacaaatgtatataatattttgatatctgtatatagatttttgatgtgtgtgtatatgtgtgtatatgtaaatgtgtgtattgacattgatatatatattttttgtatgtAGTGCTTAtgtatgtgtatagttttttgctattttattttattttattctattctattttagttttagtttagttatttgttcttactcatcctttttcattttttctctgtactgagctgctgtaatgcgcaaatttccccgtcgtgagatcattaaagttttatcttatcttatttgtcattatacggaatgtacaatgagattggaaggCCACTCCTGTTTCAGTGCCACACTGTAAAGTCCACAcataaaatagaatgtataaaaaattaataaatagataaatatatacatatcaaCATGATGTGCAGGCatcataatatataaatatattagttaatatatacatattaacTAACTACAGTCTAAATATTCTTCACGAGAAAGAAGGTTTactttctgtgtaattatgttttttttttttaaaaacacttatTATTTAGCATTTTGTCACGgttgttaaatgtgtttttcttcaatATAATGATACAGATACAGTTAGACGTACTGAACCATAGACATATACACGTACTAAACAACGAGAGGTCTTCATAAACTACAACTCCCATGATGCATATGGGCAGGCGCAGATCCAAAGTGCTTGTTGGGGACTGCTCATCACCGCTACCTCGCCTCACGTCGGCTCTGTCGGATTCATTAGAGGAGAAATGGCTGCAGCTCTGTCCCGTGCCCTCAAGCTCCCCGGTAAGCGCAGAActgattattttccttttttaccgGACGAATGAGCAGGCGTAACGGAGCTTAGCCTCAGATTCGTCTGCGCTGTCCTATCTCACGTCTCAGCCCCATGAATGCAGgtggtttatttaatttttttctgggtTGTCATACGCAGTTATcgtcctttttttctttggtaTTATCTCATTATGGTGCgttctgttttgtgtttatgtaGCCCGGCGGTTGAGCGGCACGCTGACGGTGTTGCGTGGGGGGTGCTCCACGCCAGCTAACCCCTAGCTAATGTTAACCAACCTGCTGTAAGAGAGCTCACCATAAagcccttttttcccccccttttttttaaaagactaaTACATAATACAAGCTCAGACTGGGTaatagtatttttgtttaatttttaatatttgttgcTATATTTAGATAGATCTGTATTTTGAGGCAATACTCACAAGCATTTACTGAATTAAATAACCAAACTAACTTtacattattgttgtttttgttattattatttgatattAGTTGctgtaaatgcatttttgtgcatttacagcagagttaaaaaaaaaaaagaagatataaTCAGAAAATGCCCAAAATAAAGGAATACAGTTAGGTCCGTGAATTTTTGGCAAAGACAGTTTTTGTAGttctgcctctgtacaccaccacagtggattttaaatcaagcatGATTGAAGTTCAGACTttgagctttaattcaaggagttTAACAGAAGTGTTGCACTGACTGTTTagaaattacagccatttttatgcagtcccccattttcagaggatcaaaattaattggacaaactaacatactTTCAAATATGAGGGTTATAATGCGCAGATGAATGACAGTCAGTGACTCCATGAAGTCTATAACCCacggacatcaccaaatgtttCCTCCTTAAGATGCTCCGCCAGGCTTTCACTgtgggtttgtttgttgttgtttgtggggCTCTCTGCATACAGTAACTGAAAactgctctgttgggttgagatcaggtgactgtctCGGCCACTGaaaaatatcccatttctttgccttgagaaactcttgggttgcttttgccaTATGTTTTATGTCATTATCAATTTGTGCTGTGAAGAGCTGTCTGaccagttttgcagcatttggctgaatctgagcagagagtgtagccctgtacacttcacacttcatcctgctgcttctatcagcagccACATTTAAGGCTacagctatcgattattttagtaatcaagtattctatcaattatattaattggataagaaataattttgtcTCATTAATGATCAATAACAAATATACAAAGCGTTTTGGAAACTGTAGTGTTTTTAATAGTTAAACTGcataaatctaccaaaaaaaACTAAACGCTTTCAATTTATTTCATGTGCCgtattaaaatcttttttttttttttaagaaaacatttccttaaatgcaaaaacaaataatcacAAGTGCAGTGATGTCAAATACAACAAGGTATACATACAGCCTAAActaaggcataaaataaaatagacttTACTCTGTCTTCTTGAAAGGCTTTCTTACATCAGTAGGAATCATAAGAAGATTTCTGACAGCGTTGTATTTTCTGGATGAGGtaattttggtgtgtgtgtgtgtgtgtgtgtctgtgtctgtgtgtgtgtgtgtgtgtgtgaatgagtcaGTCTGTAAGCCTTTAAAGGAACTTGAAGAAAAGCAAGTATATCAGCATTCTCACAGGTGGGTTTTCCCTGTCCTTTAAATTCAATATTTCCTGCTGCAGGAAACAGATGTTCTGATGGtgtagatgttaaaaaaaataatgttaataattaatgttaataataattaattgtCCAACCCGACAGCCCCAGGTCAGTGGCTCAGAGTTTTAATGGCCCGTTTTTACTGGCCTacggatagaaaaaaaaaaaagagcttttatttttatatttgtaaatattaatattttatttacattttctaaaTCTGTAATCTATAAATATGAAGCtacaaaataatatttctaaagccttgaaataaatatggctTTATACACCCCATGCCCCCCTTTAGACTCATCCCCGCTTGTTGCTTGTCCAACCCTGCAACAAGGGTTAGACTTGGTCACTCCACTGGAGCTCACCGTCTCGGTAACGGTGCCACCTGTTTGTGCtttgccgtgtgtgtgtgtgtgtgtgtgtgtgtgtgtgtgtgcgtgtgcgcggaCAGACACTGCTACTGCTGTGTTATCAGTCTTTTGTTGTAAAACTGGGGCCTACGCTGGCTTGATGTTGTAATACTATCATGTTTGCCTCATTTGTCATGAAGGGAACGGTCAATTTTCCAATGAAttctgagcctctgaaaatgagggactgtgtataaaaatgtgtgtaatccctgaacagttaatgcaacactgctgttaaaccccttgaagtaaagctgaaggtctgcaattcaatcacatcttgattgtttgattttaaaatccactgtggtggtgtacagaggaaaACTACAATAAAATGAGTAATTTTCCTATAAATTAGGGACCTTATCAATAATACATAAACAAGCAGCACAACAACCTCCTGGTTTCGGCCATATTCAAACCCTTGCATGCACACAGGAGAAGTGCTCCTAATGAGCCgtttctgtgtgtctctgcagggAAGAAGGGCTCAGAGCTCGGGGAGTACGACCCTCTCACTCAAGCCGATAGCGAAGACGAGAGCGAAGAGGACGACCTTGTGCTCAACTACCCCCGAAATGGCCTCGGCAGGGACGGCTGCCTGGGCACAAGCTCCTCCAAGCTGCGCGGCGGCCGATCTGGAAGACTTGTGGGCGCGGAGGACGAGGCgcaggaggacgaggaggacgaagaggaggatgaaTGGAGGGAGCGACTCCCCAGCAAATCCAGGCAGGGTAGAGACGACATGAAAGGAGTGCAGTACTGGAGCCACAGGGACTCGGGTGGTGAGAGAGGGGGCCCTGGTGCGCTCGGGGGTGCTGGGCTCGGGGTTCACAGTACTGATGAAGAAAAGAGGATGAGGGTGAAGAATGCTGTCCGAAGTGCTTTTTTCCTGGTGCCGCTGGTGTGTGCCACATTGGTCGTGCTGCTGTGTGCATTCCTGATTCCATGCCAAAAGGGAGAACTGGAAAAGAGGCCGCTATGGGAGAGAGCCCTGGGAGATGCAGAAGGTAAAGACATTAATGTGCATTTAGTGGCTCCTCTATTAATGGCCTCATATAACATTCATGGATAGCATATAGACTCATAGACATGAAGTTTGCTATAGATTAAACTAAGAAGTAGAAACACACGGTACTGGGTGGTGCCGTGGGGCTTACCAAGAAGTCTGAGAGGCTAGACAATAATGCCCTGTAATTATCCACCAGTGATTACACAGCGTTGTGAGCATTATTTTACCTCCCACATGCTCTGTTTCAACATAAAACACAGCTTCTGCTGGTGGGTggtgttcattttgtttttccttttagatGTCACGCCACCCGCACTGGCACTGTGGGATGTTGATGGTGATTCAGTGGAGGATGTGTTCCTGGGTGATACTGAGTGGACCAATGACACCCACGGcaaaaaaggcaacaaaagTATGTGAGGAATTTAAATATGTTCACTATCTCATGTCTGTACTCATCTATAATTGTGGGCTGAAGTTTACTTAGACTCATGAATATCTGTGTATGTGTCTTGAACtattttttccagggtggaatgattgtacagaaTACATATTTAATGACTTTATTAAAGAACTGGGTGCATTGaatttatttgggattttctctgatccacacagggtgaaaattatacatataggctcaaatatatacatacactcacttacATCTTTTAATAAGTGTGCCGGTGATGTAGGTTGGGACTTTGGGAATGTCATTCCAGAAgtttaatgttagcctgctttaatTTTAGCCAGTTCTGATTTGTGTTTGGGATcgttgtcctgttggaacaccccaGTTGTGTCCAAGTTTTGACCATCttgctgttgatttgaggtgaaattgaagaatttggagggaGTCCTCCCCCCTCTTTATTCCATCTACTTTAcgcaatgtaccagtaccacgggcagcaaaacagccccagagcatgatgctaccaccaccatgctcaACAGTCTGCACAGTGTcttccttcttagatcttcaccgTGTTCcatggactttcccattgttctgagtattggtccaccctggaaaaaaacaGTTCACTGTATGTCCACTCTGTGTAaaatgggtgtttttttttttctctcagtaaCCTCTTTGATATATTCATGATGTATGTTCTTCATCCCAGTTTACAGTGTGGTGGCCCTGTCTGCTGTCAGCGGTCAGGTGCTGTGGAGGAAAGTCATGCAGGAGACTGTGATGTACATCCAGTGTGGTCTGCAGTACAGCACCCAGCCATCGCCCGTGTGTCTCCTCATTGGCAAATCCTTCATCACGACTGTCAGCGCCCCCACAGGTCAGACTCAAAGCTATTCCAGCTGTGCAGATTCTGCTGCTCATCTTTTCTGAAAGCTGTGTTCGTATATTAAAAATAGTTATATTTGATATACAAGTAAATAAGTGTGATCAACTGTAAGTATTCATTTCTAAGCATtcaaattgggttcaaagataTTTCCTTTCCCTCCCCAGGAAAGAAGTTGTGGTCGTTATCGCTTAAGAACATTGAATCCCAGGCGGTGCTACTTCCAGACCTCCAGGGCGACTCAGACCCAGATCTGCTTGTAGCCACCCTGCCAGCAGATGAAGTATGCCAGACATCTCctttaaaaatcagtttgatTCCAAGCCTGTTGTTTGGTCCGTATCTATACCAATTTGCCTGAATTCAGATGCTTGAGTCACAATTCATACATTCTAATTTATCGGTTtaacattcatccatccatccatccgttcacttccgcttatcctgttcagggtcgcgggagggctggagtctatcccagctgacatagggcgagaggcagggacATTTAACAATCACTGTAAAATGTTTAACACCCAGAGTCAGCTGACATCAGTGCAATTGTATGTCCATCTTAAGGACTGTACGGCACACTCTGGCACACTGTGAATTTACAGGGAGGGGGGGTTTGTCTCATTTATTTCCAGGCTTTGGATCTCGCTCTGACTCTGATCTCTGGACGGACTGGAGCGTTGCTCGGACATCCTGTGCCTTTCAACCTCACTGGTCAAGGGAAGCTGATTGGTCCTTTGCTGCATGAAACACAGCGAGGAGCATACTACATCATGTTTGGACtaggtgatttatttttttaatacaataaCTTTAGGATATTcaatgaaatgcaaaattttcCCTT is drawn from Archocentrus centrarchus isolate MPI-CPG fArcCen1 chromosome 8, fArcCen1, whole genome shotgun sequence and contains these coding sequences:
- the poldip3 gene encoding polymerase delta-interacting protein 3 isoform X1, with the translated sequence MADVSLDEVIRRRRINVKTAAKRPAFGRGLGGDGKGFDARQKIGVNDVRQRLGGGTGFQVKDAREKLGQKDARFKIRGRGGAGVVQDARQMINSRKQGQNQFTVSAPTTLKTAVTQHLQSQTHVPQIQIHTSNNLAGVNTRQFASNVQGPSAKASAAPQLSNNVRMMDARDRLSLKRSIGATQTQAAAVPPLKITKTIQQRPVGMSGGVRAATEPTLNEHDGAPSKQLKITTANNMLQSRPGTAGSTFSMSAPITKVVKNDAYTAPRPAAPVGSARPNTSLAATRSSAAALQPVSRTLQQTTAETSATVPAPPQPAFSPLEGTKITVNNLHPRVTEEDIVELFCVCGALKRARLVKVGVAEVVFVRKEDAVSAYRKYNNRCLDGQPMKCNLHIQGNVITSDQPILLRLSDTPGTGSSTKKEGLPPSLSRPTGQRSSSQPTPEVDPQTILKALFKSTTQSPSTTEPPSSQATAFRIKI
- the fam234b gene encoding protein FAM234B; amino-acid sequence: MAAALSRALKLPGKKGSELGEYDPLTQADSEDESEEDDLVLNYPRNGLGRDGCLGTSSSKLRGGRSGRLVGAEDEAQEDEEDEEEDEWRERLPSKSRQGRDDMKGVQYWSHRDSGGERGGPGALGGAGLGVHSTDEEKRMRVKNAVRSAFFLVPLVCATLVVLLCAFLIPCQKGELEKRPLWERALGDAEDVTPPALALWDVDGDSVEDVFLGDTEWTNDTHGKKGNKIYSVVALSAVSGQVLWRKVMQETVMYIQCGLQYSTQPSPVCLLIGKSFITTVSAPTGKKLWSLSLKNIESQAVLLPDLQGDSDPDLLVATLPADEALDLALTLISGRTGALLGHPVPFNLTGQGKLIGPLLHETQRGAYYIMFGLGNVKAISLQDIYFRASGKMPLTQTLRRKDPGWEGLKKDNFSSVIQIYSPHDHDRAEFLLPLMDSYGNNHNSLDSASNLNSSRSDWVLLYGNSTLSLLRQRDLRKEWTFKTSPIHSQPAAGYFNNDGILDLFIQHSSNGIMKAFIIDGANGNLLWTNDFVCPGLVLETSAISTSAGQSTFLFWASEPIKAQRNVTKTTVSPVVAAAQPLIRKLFLLHPAYPTVLLELSSTTDTAVTSAVSYQEHQKDATYITVSSRPTPNSQPSARIVKSMSLRAAITKGQIVRLGEGSKTGGPLKPGAFEVSKFFRRLTFRHQ